A part of Nitrospirota bacterium genomic DNA contains:
- a CDS encoding AAA family ATPase, with protein sequence MYEFYFGLKHRPFSKTPDPRFLFYSKMHEEALARLQHGVEEKEIILLTGEVGCGKTTLSRALMDSLDEKYRVISILNPRLTPSQFLRIIAKSFGIDSNHYKDDLLEAIYEKVYEDHAKGVTPVIIIDEAQLIPDRTTFEEIRLLTNFQLDEGNLLSLVLIGQPDLRVRLDRKAYLPLRQRIGLRYHINPLSDEEVKEYIIYRLKVAGKTEPLFSEEAITAICKFSCGIPRNINNIASNSLLEGFGMELQMIPKDVVYDVVHELGLNGVNNGCSED encoded by the coding sequence ATGTATGAATTCTATTTCGGATTAAAACACAGGCCTTTCAGCAAGACTCCGGATCCCAGATTCCTTTTTTACAGCAAGATGCATGAAGAGGCTCTTGCAAGGCTTCAGCACGGTGTTGAAGAAAAGGAGATAATACTTCTGACAGGAGAAGTCGGCTGCGGCAAGACTACGCTGTCCCGCGCATTGATGGATTCCCTTGATGAGAAATACAGGGTCATATCAATTTTAAATCCCCGCCTTACGCCTTCCCAGTTTTTGCGGATTATCGCCAAAAGTTTTGGAATAGACAGCAACCATTATAAAGACGACCTGCTTGAGGCAATTTATGAAAAAGTTTATGAGGACCATGCAAAAGGCGTCACGCCTGTTATAATTATAGACGAGGCGCAGCTTATTCCCGACAGGACCACCTTTGAAGAGATACGGCTGCTGACCAATTTCCAGCTTGATGAGGGGAATCTGTTAAGCCTGGTCCTTATCGGACAGCCTGATTTAAGGGTGAGGCTTGACAGGAAGGCATACCTCCCTTTGAGGCAGAGGATCGGTTTAAGGTATCATATTAACCCGCTTAGTGATGAGGAGGTAAAGGAATATATAATTTACAGGCTTAAGGTTGCAGGCAAGACAGAGCCTCTTTTCAGCGAAGAGGCCATAACCGCTATATGTAAATTTTCATGCGGGATTCCGAGGAATATTAACAATATTGCTTCAAATTCCCTGCTTGAGGGGTTTGGCATGGAATTGCAGATGATACCCAAAGATGTGGTGTATGATGTGGTTCATGAATTAGGTTTAAACGGGGTAAATAATGGATGTAGCGAAGATTAG
- a CDS encoding chemotaxis protein CheW, producing MDVAKIRKKIKETAGQKPPENVQEEAPADVQKTESSETPVIKESAKTLHEAVQQEVPAVTELPVSPGAAEEPVDEQMEILAFNVANEEYAVMTKEIYEILRFQDITPVPRSARYFKGVTSIRGKILPVVDIRERIGLKEEAGARRKIIILRTSKEPIGILVGLVLDVLRFPSSSLLQPPSTLNDEEKNFVKGVVRMKDRFISVLNVEEIAKMS from the coding sequence ATGGATGTAGCGAAGATTAGAAAAAAAATAAAAGAAACAGCCGGGCAGAAGCCGCCTGAGAATGTTCAGGAAGAAGCGCCTGCAGATGTTCAAAAAACTGAAAGCAGTGAGACTCCGGTCATTAAGGAAAGCGCGAAAACACTGCATGAAGCCGTTCAGCAGGAAGTTCCTGCAGTTACTGAACTTCCAGTCAGTCCCGGGGCAGCGGAGGAGCCGGTGGATGAGCAGATGGAAATTCTTGCATTTAATGTCGCTAATGAGGAATATGCCGTAATGACCAAAGAAATATACGAAATATTAAGGTTTCAGGATATTACGCCCGTGCCGAGATCTGCGAGGTATTTTAAGGGGGTAACATCAATCCGCGGGAAGATTCTCCCGGTAGTTGATATAAGGGAGAGGATAGGACTTAAAGAGGAGGCCGGCGCCAGGCGCAAAATTATTATACTCAGGACTTCAAAAGAGCCTATCGGCATACTTGTCGGGCTGGTTTTGGATGTGCTGAGGTTTCCCTCATCTTCGCTTTTACAGCCTCCTTCTACGCTGAATGACGAGGAAAAGAATTTTGTAAAAGGAGTTGTAAGGATGAAAGACAGGTTCATATCAGTTTTAAATGTAGAAGAAATAGCTAAAATGAGTTAA